The Leptolyngbyaceae cyanobacterium genome window below encodes:
- a CDS encoding serine/threonine-protein kinase has product MTPVFCSKGHENAASNVYCQQCGEKLDRSVGNAGKGIYPGAVLGDRYHILQQLGHGGFGRTYLSEDTNRFRELCVLKEFAPQVQGTYAMQKAAELFEREAGVLYKLQHPQIPRFRELLRVKQEDQGYLLLVQDYVEGQTYRALLETRKRQGQRFNEVEVTQLMLQLLPVLEYIHSLGVVHRDISPDNVILRNADYLPVLIDFGGVKQVSANAESQFTQASGDPHPSLATRLGKIGYAPNEQMQVGVAYPHSDLYALAATVLVLLTGKEPQQLIDPHNMIWNWRREVSLSLTLSQVLDKMLAYRPGDRYQSAREVIQALTPPIANNIAPTQPPSSPPSPTQPPVIPTPASPTTAHATLAVSPGGSRSHHTPATTPAASNSQPNIRSNSHSNNFLGKVALISVLVLLAGGVGWVFGNQIIGKSSNRKPTPQPTEEPGTQNPEPPPAPQFSKEERDRKQALKDKRESLGIDYNFYASLVNELFWQRNPSLKNRSLSSDPKDEQLRKQWDEIGRQWLDKLAFLSNETRRRLGGYGDGDLSRWKAEVNKRYLSSRALYDLADAEFFYRFPEQRNKKFIEKPIGQVWYAIVDRKVKAVQNGSALQRIVFPAGAIGDEVKGTLPPGEGKAFIANLAAGQQMNVNLQADPNILFSVYPPNSNQKAFLEDSAKRSWSGTLPSKGFYEFVVTSKASKSLDYRINLTAENPAPPPPPEPTPSPTPTETVVPSPTVTETPTPSPTVTETPTPSPTVTETPNTPPDATDSPTPDNPTPTDTPPSPENTPSEDQGV; this is encoded by the coding sequence ATGACGCCTGTATTTTGCAGTAAGGGACACGAAAACGCTGCCAGTAACGTGTATTGTCAACAGTGTGGCGAGAAGCTAGACCGATCGGTTGGCAATGCGGGTAAAGGTATTTATCCAGGGGCGGTACTGGGCGATCGCTATCATATTTTGCAGCAACTCGGACATGGTGGTTTCGGGCGCACTTATTTGTCGGAAGATACCAACCGCTTTCGGGAGCTCTGCGTTTTGAAAGAGTTTGCCCCGCAAGTGCAAGGTACTTACGCCATGCAAAAAGCCGCAGAACTGTTTGAGAGGGAAGCAGGCGTTCTCTACAAGCTGCAACATCCTCAAATTCCCAGGTTTCGGGAATTATTGCGGGTAAAACAGGAAGACCAAGGCTATCTATTATTAGTCCAAGATTACGTAGAAGGGCAAACTTATCGGGCTTTGCTGGAAACGCGCAAACGCCAAGGACAGCGATTTAATGAGGTAGAAGTTACTCAGTTGATGCTGCAACTTCTGCCGGTTTTGGAGTACATCCACTCGTTGGGAGTAGTTCACCGGGATATCTCGCCGGATAACGTTATTTTGCGAAATGCGGATTACTTACCCGTACTGATCGACTTTGGCGGCGTGAAGCAAGTGTCGGCAAATGCGGAATCTCAATTTACTCAAGCCAGCGGCGATCCGCATCCTTCTTTGGCAACTCGTTTGGGAAAAATCGGTTATGCGCCGAACGAACAAATGCAGGTAGGGGTGGCGTATCCTCACAGCGATTTGTATGCTTTGGCGGCGACGGTGTTGGTGTTGTTGACTGGGAAAGAACCGCAACAATTAATCGATCCCCATAACATGATTTGGAATTGGCGGCGCGAAGTTAGTTTGAGTTTAACTTTGAGTCAGGTGTTAGATAAAATGTTGGCTTATCGACCGGGCGATCGCTATCAATCGGCCCGCGAAGTGATTCAAGCTTTGACTCCACCGATCGCAAATAATATCGCGCCAACGCAACCGCCGAGTTCTCCCCCGTCGCCAACGCAACCGCCGGTGATTCCCACTCCCGCATCTCCGACTACTGCCCACGCTACTTTAGCAGTGTCTCCCGGAGGAAGTCGATCGCATCATACCCCTGCTACAACTCCAGCTGCTAGTAACAGTCAACCGAATATTCGATCGAATTCCCATTCAAATAATTTTTTGGGTAAAGTAGCCCTGATCTCCGTGTTAGTTTTACTAGCTGGAGGTGTTGGCTGGGTATTCGGCAATCAAATTATCGGCAAATCATCGAATCGAAAACCGACGCCTCAACCAACGGAAGAACCCGGTACGCAAAATCCCGAACCGCCACCAGCGCCCCAATTTTCCAAGGAAGAACGCGATCGCAAACAAGCTTTAAAGGATAAAAGAGAATCTCTGGGAATTGATTACAATTTTTACGCTAGCTTGGTCAACGAATTATTTTGGCAGAGAAATCCCAGTTTAAAAAATCGCTCTCTCAGCAGCGATCCGAAAGACGAACAATTACGCAAACAGTGGGATGAAATCGGGCGTCAGTGGCTTGACAAATTAGCCTTTTTAAGTAACGAAACTCGTCGTCGTTTGGGAGGTTACGGCGATGGCGATCTCAGTCGTTGGAAAGCAGAAGTAAACAAACGATATCTCAGCAGTCGCGCTTTGTACGATCTAGCGGATGCGGAATTCTTTTATCGTTTTCCCGAACAACGGAACAAAAAATTTATCGAAAAGCCGATCGGTCAAGTTTGGTACGCGATCGTCGATCGGAAAGTAAAAGCCGTACAGAACGGTAGTGCCTTACAAAGAATTGTCTTTCCTGCGGGTGCGATCGGCGATGAAGTAAAAGGCACTCTCCCACCAGGAGAAGGAAAAGCATTTATTGCTAATCTTGCTGCCGGACAACAAATGAACGTCAACTTACAAGCCGATCCGAACATCCTCTTCTCCGTTTATCCCCCCAACAGCAACCAAAAAGCATTCTTAGAAGATTCTGCCAAAAGAAGTTGGTCGGGTACTCTTCCTTCCAAAGGTTTCTATGAATTTGTCGTTACTTCCAAAGCATCGAAATCACTTGATTACCGAATTAACCTCACCGCCGAAAACCCCGCGCCTCCCCCCCCACCGGAACCAACTCCCTCTCCTACACCCACAGAAACAGTAGTTCCTTCTCCCACTGTGACCGAAACACCAACTCCTTCTCCCACTGTGACCGAAACACCAACTCCTTCCCCCACTGTGACCGAAACACCAAATACCCCTCCTGATGCAACAGATTCTCCTACACCTGACAATCCGACTCCCACAGACACTCCTCCTTCCCCAGAAAATACGCCTTCTGAAGACCAAGGAGTTTAA
- a CDS encoding FtsW/RodA/SpoVE family cell cycle protein, protein MNLSQLIPFFDKTVQEWSPEARLLRWITFVWLFVGLVVLFSASYPVGDAYYEDGLYYVKRQIISILIGLVVFNLVVNSSLRYILGMAHWFLLLFLALIFITLIPGLGTTTNGASRWIALGPMPLQPSELIKPFLVLQSARIFGQWERLKWKSRLTWLGIFGLTLLGILLQPNLSTTAFCGITIWLIALGAGLPYIQLGGTALAGVLVATLSISVKEYQRLRVMSFLNPWADPMGNGYQLVQSLLAIGSGGTWGSGFGLSQQKLFYLPIQYTDFIFAVFAEEFGFIGGVLLLLLLLAYGTVALVVALKAEKTVYRLVAIGVMILMVGQSLMNIGVATGALPTTGLPLPLFSYGGNSMIASLLASALLIRVARESNEAEVVSLQEHREGMRRQRRTRRETQS, encoded by the coding sequence GTGAATCTAAGCCAACTAATACCTTTTTTTGATAAGACAGTACAAGAATGGTCACCAGAAGCCCGATTATTAAGATGGATAACATTTGTATGGCTGTTTGTAGGATTAGTGGTACTGTTTTCTGCTTCTTATCCAGTCGGTGATGCCTATTATGAAGATGGCCTGTATTACGTTAAACGACAAATCATTTCTATTTTGATCGGTCTGGTGGTATTTAATCTAGTGGTCAACTCTTCCCTACGTTATATTTTGGGGATGGCTCACTGGTTTCTACTGTTATTTTTAGCATTAATTTTTATTACTTTAATTCCGGGACTGGGAACTACTACCAATGGGGCTAGTCGATGGATAGCATTAGGCCCGATGCCCCTGCAACCTTCTGAATTAATCAAACCTTTTTTGGTATTGCAAAGTGCGAGAATATTTGGCCAATGGGAACGTTTAAAATGGAAATCTCGCTTAACTTGGCTGGGAATTTTCGGCCTAACATTGTTGGGAATTTTGCTGCAACCTAATTTGAGTACAACGGCATTTTGTGGAATCACCATTTGGTTGATTGCTTTGGGGGCAGGCTTGCCTTATATTCAATTGGGAGGAACGGCACTCGCTGGGGTGTTAGTTGCTACTTTAAGTATTAGCGTGAAGGAATATCAACGATTGCGGGTGATGTCTTTTTTGAATCCTTGGGCCGATCCGATGGGTAACGGATACCAGTTAGTGCAAAGCTTGCTAGCCATAGGTTCTGGAGGAACTTGGGGTTCTGGGTTCGGCTTATCTCAGCAAAAGTTATTTTACCTACCGATTCAGTATACGGATTTTATTTTTGCGGTATTCGCGGAAGAATTCGGCTTTATCGGTGGAGTTTTGCTACTTTTGTTGCTATTGGCTTACGGAACTGTGGCATTGGTTGTGGCATTGAAAGCCGAAAAAACGGTTTATCGATTGGTAGCGATCGGTGTAATGATTTTAATGGTAGGGCAATCGTTGATGAATATTGGGGTAGCCACAGGTGCTTTACCAACAACGGGTTTGCCTTTACCTCTGTTTAGCTATGGAGGTAATTCGATGATTGCTAGTTTGTTAGCATCGGCTTTATTAATTCGCGTAGCCAGAGAAAGTAACGAAGCAGAAGTAGTTTCTTTACAAGAACATCGAGAGGGTATGAGACGACAACGCAGAACTAGGCGAGAAACTCAAAGCTAA
- a CDS encoding DUF1822 family protein, translating to MSTISPTSTADRLEKLWQALQAAQQLQNDRLCFGIDHVDIYVEGVEGNWLENWAEDKRVHLRQWLQNIFETDWQRIEEILNVENQNTALLLKTAGIKRGKFIDLEIRLDGRDVALIAIIKQAEEKIGILLQLHSTNHEIYLPENLQLSLLSKDGDILQEVSARSADKVIQVELDGKHGEEFSTQITLGDVTATEDFLI from the coding sequence ATGAGTACAATCAGCCCAACTTCAACCGCCGACCGTTTAGAAAAATTATGGCAGGCTTTACAAGCAGCCCAACAATTACAAAACGACAGACTGTGTTTTGGCATCGATCACGTTGATATTTATGTAGAGGGTGTAGAAGGAAATTGGCTGGAAAACTGGGCGGAGGATAAGCGCGTACATCTACGACAGTGGTTGCAAAATATTTTTGAGACTGATTGGCAACGCATCGAAGAAATTTTGAACGTAGAGAATCAAAATACAGCTTTATTATTGAAAACTGCTGGCATTAAACGCGGTAAATTCATCGATTTGGAAATCCGGTTAGATGGTCGCGATGTTGCCTTAATCGCGATAATTAAGCAAGCAGAAGAAAAAATCGGCATTCTTTTGCAACTGCATAGTACTAACCATGAAATTTATTTGCCGGAAAATCTTCAACTGAGTTTACTTTCCAAAGATGGCGATATTTTGCAGGAAGTCAGCGCTAGAAGTGCTGATAAAGTAATTCAAGTAGAACTGGATGGCAAACATGGCGAAGAGTTCAGTACTCAGATAACTTTAGGTGATGTCACCGCTACGGAAGATTTCCTAATTTGA
- a CDS encoding N-6 DNA methylase: MGNLNLKPTNKPVKAYYEALDQYAKLGVQHETAVKLAFQQLLESCGKQFKWTLIAEWTYKRPKKQPVRIDGALVDDYNLARAYWEAKDSKDDLKKEIQKKFAVGYPKDNIIFQRPDRAILYQDGKLVMDEDITKPQALVDVVRQLFEYRPPAIEQWERAVEEFGIRVKEHATALLELIRDQEKKNKKFIDAFADFLLLCRQSINPNLSEAAVEEMLIQHLLTERIFRSVFNNPDFAQRNIIAVEIEKVINALTSKYFSRSHFLNKLDRFYGAIEETAATIDDYGQKQDFLNRIYERFFQGFSVKVADTHGIVYTPQPIVNFMVRSVEEILQKDFGKSLVDKGVHILDPFVGTGNFIIRVMREIVNIQKSALPYKYEHELHCNEVMLLPYYIAAMNIEHEYFEQVGEYKTFEGICLVDTFEDQAVQQLDLFSPANMKRVEKQRATNIFVIIGNPPYNVGQLNENDNNKNRRYTSKDKTGIDDIVSATYAKASKATNKNALSDPYVKAIRWASDRISEEGIVAFVTNNSFIEQIAFDGMRQELEKDFDKIYVFDLGGNVRKNPKLSGTTHNVFGIQVGVSINILVKKRAESI; encoded by the coding sequence ATGGGGAATCTCAATCTTAAGCCAACTAATAAACCTGTGAAAGCTTACTACGAAGCTTTAGATCAGTATGCTAAGTTAGGGGTACAGCATGAGACTGCTGTGAAGTTGGCTTTTCAACAATTGCTTGAGTCTTGTGGCAAACAGTTTAAATGGACGCTGATAGCTGAATGGACTTATAAACGCCCGAAAAAGCAGCCGGTGCGGATTGATGGGGCATTGGTGGATGACTATAATTTGGCGCGTGCTTATTGGGAAGCTAAGGATAGTAAAGATGATTTAAAAAAGGAAATTCAGAAAAAGTTTGCGGTTGGTTATCCTAAAGATAATATCATTTTTCAACGGCCCGATCGCGCAATTCTCTACCAAGATGGCAAGCTGGTGATGGATGAAGACATCACTAAACCGCAAGCTTTGGTAGATGTAGTTCGCCAGTTGTTTGAATATCGACCCCCAGCAATAGAACAATGGGAAAGGGCGGTTGAAGAATTTGGAATTCGCGTTAAGGAACACGCCACCGCCTTGTTAGAATTAATTCGCGATCAAGAAAAGAAAAATAAAAAGTTTATTGATGCGTTTGCTGATTTTTTGTTGCTTTGCCGTCAATCAATCAATCCAAACCTTTCCGAAGCAGCAGTTGAGGAAATGTTAATTCAGCATTTATTAACCGAGCGAATTTTTCGCAGCGTGTTTAATAATCCTGATTTTGCTCAACGTAATATTATTGCCGTAGAAATTGAAAAAGTAATTAATGCTTTAACTTCTAAATATTTTAGTCGGAGTCATTTTTTAAATAAGCTCGATCGCTTTTATGGTGCAATTGAAGAAACTGCCGCCACTATTGATGATTATGGACAAAAACAGGATTTTCTCAATCGAATTTACGAGCGATTCTTCCAAGGCTTTTCGGTAAAAGTTGCCGACACTCACGGCATTGTTTATACTCCTCAACCGATTGTTAATTTTATGGTGAGAAGCGTTGAGGAGATTTTGCAAAAAGATTTTGGAAAATCCTTAGTTGATAAAGGCGTTCATATTCTCGATCCGTTTGTGGGGACGGGTAATTTTATCATTCGGGTAATGCGAGAAATCGTCAATATCCAAAAATCGGCTTTACCTTATAAGTACGAACATGAATTGCATTGTAATGAGGTGATGTTGTTACCTTATTATATTGCGGCGATGAACATTGAGCATGAATATTTTGAACAGGTTGGGGAATATAAAACTTTTGAAGGAATTTGTTTGGTTGATACGTTTGAAGATCAAGCCGTTCAACAATTAGATTTATTCAGTCCTGCTAACATGAAGCGGGTAGAAAAGCAAAGAGCGACGAATATTTTTGTTATTATCGGTAATCCTCCTTATAATGTAGGACAGTTAAACGAAAATGATAATAATAAAAATCGTCGATATACCAGTAAAGATAAAACGGGAATCGATGATATTGTTTCTGCGACTTACGCCAAAGCATCAAAAGCAACTAATAAAAATGCTCTTTCCGATCCTTATGTGAAGGCAATTCGGTGGGCGAGCGATCGAATTTCTGAAGAAGGAATTGTAGCTTTTGTCACTAATAACAGCTTTATTGAGCAAATAGCTTTTGATGGGATGAGGCAAGAACTAGAAAAAGATTTTGATAAAATTTATGTGTTTGATTTGGGTGGTAATGTGAGAAAAAATCCCAAGCTGTCAGGGACAACTCATAATGTGTTTGGGATTCAAGTAGGTGTGAGTATTAATATTTTAGTCAAAAAGCGTGCGGAGTCGATATAA
- a CDS encoding type II toxin-antitoxin system HicB family antitoxin: protein MQSSISTHFTIETEQEDDGRWIAEILEIPGVLVYGLTQKEAIANVQALALRVIAEEDLRSKQKFIIPK from the coding sequence ATGCAAAGTTCAATATCTACTCACTTCACGATCGAAACTGAACAAGAAGATGATGGTCGTTGGATTGCAGAAATTTTAGAAATACCTGGTGTTTTGGTATATGGTTTAACTCAGAAAGAAGCAATTGCTAATGTCCAAGCTTTAGCGCTGCGAGTGATTGCTGAAGAAGATTTACGATCGAAGCAAAAATTTATTATACCCAAATAG
- a CDS encoding type ISP restriction/modification enzyme — protein MRKAHIYYARMDEFWRKEEKLDYLEKLEHIGNVDWQDIKPDKNYTWLTEGLESEFETFIALGSKETKSAQGQVTDCLFKIYSRGVATSRDVWAYNFKYDELSVNIKKIINNYNEQVIKWTHRKDYSVKVDNFVSYDDTQISWSRDLKLDLQRGKLAEFSPSKIRSSLYRPFNQLFLFFDKILNEEVYVFPSIFPNSKTEAENQIICVSGIGSNKPIQAIVVNIIPCLDTLEKTQCFPFYTYNEDGTNRKENITDWALEKFLNHYQNPTITKWDIFHYTYAVLHHPHYRERYAANLKRELPRIPFAPEFHPFVTAGKRLAEIHVNYEQQPEYPLKHIENKDLPIDWRVEKMRLDKDKTQIKYNDFLTLAGIPPEVFEYRLGTRSALDWIIDQYQVTTDKRSGITNDPNRLDDEEYIVRLIKQVITVSLETVKIVKGLPDLGLPND, from the coding sequence ATGAGAAAAGCGCACATCTATTATGCTCGGATGGATGAGTTTTGGCGGAAAGAAGAAAAGTTAGATTATTTAGAAAAGCTGGAGCATATTGGTAATGTAGATTGGCAAGACATTAAGCCTGATAAAAATTATACTTGGTTAACTGAAGGTTTAGAGAGTGAATTTGAAACTTTTATTGCATTAGGAAGTAAGGAAACAAAATCAGCGCAGGGACAAGTTACTGATTGTTTGTTTAAAATCTACAGTCGAGGCGTAGCAACTTCTCGCGATGTTTGGGCATATAATTTTAAATACGATGAACTTTCAGTTAATATAAAAAAAATCATTAATAATTATAACGAGCAGGTAATTAAATGGACTCATAGAAAAGACTACTCAGTTAAAGTAGATAACTTTGTTAGCTATGATGATACGCAAATAAGTTGGAGTCGAGATTTAAAACTAGATTTGCAAAGAGGAAAATTAGCCGAATTCTCCCCAAGCAAAATCCGATCTTCTCTATACCGCCCTTTTAATCAATTATTTTTATTTTTTGACAAAATTTTAAATGAAGAAGTTTATGTATTTCCGTCTATATTTCCCAATTCTAAAACTGAAGCAGAAAATCAGATAATTTGTGTAAGTGGGATAGGAAGTAATAAGCCTATTCAAGCTATTGTAGTAAATATAATTCCTTGCTTAGATACGCTTGAAAAAACTCAATGCTTCCCATTCTACACTTACAACGAAGACGGAACAAACCGCAAAGAAAATATCACAGATTGGGCATTAGAAAAATTTCTTAACCATTACCAAAATCCCACAATTACCAAATGGGATATTTTCCATTATACTTATGCAGTTCTCCATCATCCCCACTACCGAGAACGTTACGCAGCTAACTTAAAAAGAGAACTTCCCCGCATTCCCTTCGCGCCAGAATTTCATCCTTTCGTCACAGCCGGAAAACGACTGGCAGAAATTCACGTTAACTACGAACAACAACCAGAATATCCCCTCAAACATATCGAAAATAAAGATTTACCGATTGATTGGCGCGTGGAAAAAATGCGCCTTGACAAAGATAAAACTCAAATCAAATATAACGACTTTCTCACCTTAGCAGGTATTCCGCCAGAAGTATTTGAATATCGCTTAGGCACCCGTTCGGCGTTAGATTGGATTATTGATCAATATCAAGTTACTACAGATAAGCGTAGCGGGATTACAAACGATCCCAATCGACTGGATGATGAAGAATATATCGTGCGATTAATTAAACAGGTGATTACGGTTAGTTTAGAAACAGTTAAAATTGTCAAAGGATTGCCAGATTTAGGGTTACCAAATGATTAA
- a CDS encoding AAA-like domain-containing protein codes for MANIYQVGGSLPPNAPTYVKRQADDDFYAGLKAGEFCYVLTSRQMGKSSLQLRTMQRLQAEGIACAAIDLSEIGNWDVTQNQWYAGVVYSIVNSFNLFDQIDLRNWWREREFLSPVQRLSEFIEKVLLVEVNQNIAIFVDEIDSVLSLNFPIDDFFAFIRSCYNKRAERPEYNRLTFALLGVATPSDLIQDKNRTPFNIGKAIQLKGFQLNEAEPLAFGLAEKIDNSQLILKEVLAWTSGQPFLTQKLCHLILQQSPTFVVRTSVLNSPNDRIAELVEKIVRSQIIDNWEATDEPKHLKTIRDRLLRNVQRTGKLLGLYQQILQKGAILADNSSEQTELQLSGLVIKRKGKIIVNNPIYAAVFNQNWVDSVLSNLRPYAESLTAWLASDCEDESRLLRGKALQDALEWATDRSLNELDYQFLTASQELERKQVELALETEKKANQILAEAQRKANRTIKRGVAILTILSTITATATFQAATTIRQEWLGLKLEWRGMNALRMFEAQTGEEIRALLSAMQAAQDLKKMVKTQRNPPEYPAISPLLALQTILDKIHERNQLKSHQGQVWNVNFSPDGKRIVTTGEDNTVKFWNRSGKLLTTLNSHQGEVKSVSFSPDGQRIATAGVDGKIQILNQFGKPLIQPFKGHKSKINSISFSPDGHRIATTGADKKVKFWNQAGKQLAEFKIQQSEVRTLSFTPDGKRIATAGVDGTVQLWNLAGKLQHKFNSNPGGVWSLNFSPDGQRIVTTGADGMVRIWNQIGKQLAQFNTNQGGVWSVSFSPDGQRIATTGADGTVRLWNQSGQQLDKFNSHQGEVLSVSFNPKGKSKDGQRIATAGDDGTVRLADLWYLPVSRSVARGKQVFIKNRQFWRASLSPNGKYIATADSNGIVRIWHQSGQQLISQFKAHQSWVLSVSFSRDGERIATSGDDGIVRIWHQSGQLLAEFQSQQGQVRSMNFSPDRKRIVTAGDDGTVKLWNEFGNPLNLNFQAHESRVWNVIFSPNGKQIATSGDDSIVKIWHTSGQLITQFNTVQGEVRSMSFSPDGKRLATAGADGTVKLWVRLDQPSGKLLLAKFKAQTGDIFSVSFSADGNSLATAGSDNTIRIWRVEELDELLDRGCEWLKDYLMTHREVREKLKVCDMGKNIK; via the coding sequence ATGGCAAACATTTATCAAGTCGGGGGAAGTCTACCACCGAATGCTCCCACTTATGTAAAACGACAAGCAGATGATGATTTTTATGCTGGTTTAAAAGCTGGCGAATTTTGTTACGTCTTGACATCCCGACAAATGGGTAAGTCTAGCTTGCAGCTACGCACTATGCAAAGGTTACAAGCAGAGGGAATTGCTTGTGCTGCGATCGATCTTTCGGAAATCGGGAACTGGGACGTTACTCAAAATCAGTGGTATGCAGGGGTAGTTTACTCGATCGTTAATAGTTTTAACTTATTTGACCAAATTGATTTAAGGAATTGGTGGAGAGAACGCGAGTTTCTTTCTCCCGTGCAGCGTTTGAGCGAATTTATCGAGAAAGTATTATTAGTTGAAGTTAATCAAAATATTGCGATTTTCGTAGATGAAATAGATAGCGTTCTGAGTTTAAATTTTCCGATCGATGACTTTTTTGCTTTTATTCGATCGTGCTATAATAAACGAGCCGAAAGACCGGAATACAATCGCCTTACTTTTGCTCTTCTGGGAGTTGCCACCCCATCAGATTTAATCCAAGATAAAAATCGCACTCCTTTTAATATTGGTAAAGCAATTCAACTCAAAGGATTTCAGTTAAATGAAGCTGAACCTTTAGCATTTGGATTAGCAGAAAAAATTGATAATTCTCAATTAATACTCAAAGAAGTATTAGCGTGGACGAGCGGACAACCTTTTTTAACTCAAAAACTTTGTCACTTAATTTTACAACAATCACCTACGTTCGTAGTGAGGACTTCAGTCCTCAACTCACCCAACGATCGAATTGCTGAGTTAGTAGAAAAAATCGTGCGATCGCAAATCATCGACAACTGGGAAGCCACCGACGAGCCCAAACACCTCAAAACAATTCGCGATCGTCTTTTAAGAAACGTCCAACGCACGGGCAAACTATTAGGATTATATCAACAAATTTTACAAAAAGGCGCAATCTTAGCAGATAATAGCTCCGAACAAACCGAACTGCAACTATCCGGCTTAGTAATCAAACGAAAAGGTAAAATAATAGTCAATAATCCAATTTATGCCGCTGTTTTTAACCAAAATTGGGTAGATAGTGTTTTATCAAATCTCCGACCTTACGCCGAATCATTAACAGCTTGGCTAGCATCAGATTGCGAAGACGAATCGAGATTGTTGCGAGGAAAAGCCTTACAAGACGCCTTAGAATGGGCAACCGATCGCAGTTTAAACGAACTAGATTATCAATTTTTAACAGCTAGTCAAGAATTAGAACGCAAACAAGTAGAATTAGCATTAGAAACCGAAAAAAAAGCCAATCAAATCTTAGCAGAAGCCCAACGAAAAGCCAATCGAACTATTAAAAGAGGCGTTGCTATCCTAACCATACTATCAACAATCACAGCCACAGCAACTTTTCAAGCCGCTACCACCATTAGACAAGAATGGTTAGGGCTAAAACTAGAGTGGAGAGGGATGAATGCGTTGAGAATGTTTGAAGCTCAAACAGGAGAAGAAATCAGAGCCTTACTATCAGCCATGCAAGCAGCCCAAGATTTAAAAAAGATGGTTAAAACCCAGCGCAACCCCCCAGAATATCCAGCCATCAGTCCTTTACTAGCTTTACAAACTATCCTCGATAAAATCCACGAACGCAATCAATTAAAAAGCCACCAAGGGCAAGTTTGGAACGTCAATTTCAGCCCTGATGGAAAACGTATCGTTACCACAGGAGAGGACAACACGGTTAAATTTTGGAATCGTTCCGGAAAATTATTAACAACATTAAATAGCCATCAAGGAGAAGTAAAAAGCGTTAGTTTTAGCCCTGATGGACAACGAATTGCTACTGCTGGCGTAGATGGTAAAATCCAAATTTTGAATCAATTTGGCAAACCTTTAATTCAACCATTTAAAGGGCATAAAAGTAAAATTAATAGCATTAGTTTTAGTCCTGATGGGCATCGAATTGCTACCACTGGTGCAGATAAAAAAGTAAAATTTTGGAATCAAGCTGGTAAGCAGTTAGCTGAATTTAAAATCCAGCAAAGTGAAGTGAGAACTCTCAGTTTTACTCCCGATGGAAAGCGAATTGCTACTGCTGGTGTAGATGGTACAGTGCAACTTTGGAATTTAGCAGGAAAATTGCAACATAAATTTAATAGTAACCCAGGCGGAGTTTGGAGTTTAAACTTCAGCCCTGATGGACAACGCATCGTTACGACTGGTGCTGATGGTATGGTAAGAATTTGGAATCAAATTGGCAAGCAATTAGCTCAATTTAATACCAATCAAGGCGGCGTTTGGAGCGTTAGTTTTAGCCCCGACGGACAGCGCATTGCCACCACTGGCGCAGATGGTACGGTGCGGCTTTGGAATCAATCAGGACAGCAATTGGATAAATTTAATTCCCATCAAGGGGAAGTTTTAAGCGTTAGTTTTAATCCCAAAGGAAAAAGTAAAGATGGACAACGCATTGCTACCGCTGGAGATGATGGAACGGTGCGACTAGCAGATTTATGGTATTTACCAGTATCCCGTTCCGTAGCGCGAGGTAAGCAAGTTTTTATTAAAAATAGACAATTTTGGCGGGCTAGCTTAAGCCCCAATGGAAAGTATATTGCCACGGCTGATTCTAACGGGATAGTGCGAATTTGGCATCAGTCAGGACAACAATTAATTTCTCAATTTAAAGCTCATCAAAGCTGGGTATTGAGCGTTAGTTTTAGCCGGGATGGAGAACGAATTGCCACATCTGGCGATGATGGAATAGTACGAATTTGGCATCAATCGGGACAGTTATTAGCGGAATTTCAAAGCCAACAAGGACAAGTCAGAAGTATGAATTTTAGTCCTGATCGCAAGCGCATTGTTACTGCTGGAGATGACGGAACGGTAAAACTTTGGAATGAATTTGGCAACCCTTTAAATTTAAATTTTCAAGCCCACGAAAGTAGAGTTTGGAACGTAATTTTCAGTCCTAATGGCAAACAAATTGCCACATCAGGAGACGATAGTATAGTAAAAATTTGGCATACATCCGGACAACTTATTACTCAATTCAATACCGTACAAGGAGAGGTAAGAAGTATGAGTTTTAGCCCCGATGGAAAACGCCTCGCTACGGCTGGGGCAGATGGTACGGTCAAACTTTGGGTGAGACTGGATCAACCGTCGGGAAAATTGTTATTAGCCAAATTTAAGGCGCAGACTGGTGATATTTTTAGCGTTAGTTTTAGCGCTGATGGTAATAGTTTAGCTACAGCTGGTTCTGATAATACGATTAGAATATGGCGGGTAGAAGAATTAGATGAATTGTTGGATAGGGGATGTGAGTGGTTAAAAGATTATTTGATGACTCATCGGGAAGTAAGGGAAAAGTTAAAGGTGTGTGATATGGGTAAAAATATTAAGTAG